The following DNA comes from Nitrogeniibacter aestuarii.
GCCCAACAGGACAAACGGCAGGTCGGATTCATGCACCGCGGCATCTACATTATGGAGTGTGACATCGCCAATGCGGACCTTGTTCAGCTTGACGATCCAGGTCTTGACGACGCCGTTCGCCGTCTGCGCCAGGCTGGGTCGCCCGTACTTCAGAAAGTCGATCCCCGCACGCTGCGCGTCGGATTGCCCCATGGCGATCAGGCTGGCGCCGGTGTCGACCAGAAAACGCACTGTCGCGCTATTGACCGAGCCGAGCGTGGAAAAATGACCACGAGGATCCGCCGTCAGCGTAATCGTACTGGAAGCGGTCGCGCCGCCCCCACCTGAACGAACCACATGATCGCCGAGCCGCAGGCGCTGGCGCTTGCCATCCACTTCCAGTTCAACGGTTTCACCACGAATGGCGACGACACGAACACCCGCCACGCTATTGCCCGGTGCCACCAGTTTGGGCGGACCGCCATCGATGACCAGTAACGCCTTGCCCGGGAAAATACCCCCGACGGCCACGTCGACTGCATGTGCAGCGCCGCAGACCAGCAGGCCGAAGCAAACACTGACGATTCGCCAGCTGAGGTTCATCTTAGCCATCAAGCCCTATCACCCGAGTTTCGGAACGCCTCCATTTTATGCGGTCCCCTGCGATGAGGCATCTGGAGGTC
Coding sequences within:
- a CDS encoding retropepsin-like aspartic protease family protein, with the translated sequence MAKMNLSWRIVSVCFGLLVCGAAHAVDVAVGGIFPGKALLVIDGGPPKLVAPGNSVAGVRVVAIRGETVELEVDGKRQRLRLGDHVVRSGGGGATASSTITLTADPRGHFSTLGSVNSATVRFLVDTGASLIAMGQSDAQRAGIDFLKYGRPSLAQTANGVVKTWIVKLNKVRIGDVTLHNVDAAVHESDLPFVLLGMSFLNRMEMQRDGDTLTLRRRY